The following are from one region of the Bradyrhizobium sediminis genome:
- a CDS encoding IS110 family transposase — protein MMAQNDLVVAGIDVAKDKVDGCIRSLSLRRTFANTAEGRRELASWLRRKKVGKAVMEASGGYEREWAKVLRDARIEVRIVDPKRVRSFAQSAGRLAKNDTIDAEMIAWFAETFDEARGQAYDATREQLHQMVNARQALKDMQTKLASQGEHALPAAVQRIHARISKTIAVELVKIEAEISAMIQATPRFTELAEIIESVPGLGRVTSAALIAAMPELGQANNKIVASLLGVAPYDDDSGRRRGERHIKGGRRRTRNMFYMACLGAATQHNPVLKAFYDRLVAKGKLKKVALTACMRKLISILNIMIERRQKWDAKRYAVS, from the coding sequence ATGATGGCACAAAATGATCTCGTTGTCGCGGGGATCGATGTCGCTAAAGACAAGGTGGATGGTTGCATTCGTTCGCTGTCGTTGAGGCGCACGTTCGCAAACACGGCGGAGGGCCGGCGCGAGTTGGCCTCGTGGCTCCGCCGGAAGAAGGTCGGCAAGGCGGTGATGGAGGCGAGCGGCGGCTACGAGCGCGAGTGGGCCAAGGTGCTGCGTGACGCCCGGATCGAGGTTCGGATCGTCGATCCGAAGCGGGTTCGCAGCTTCGCTCAATCGGCCGGGCGGCTCGCCAAGAATGACACGATCGATGCCGAGATGATTGCCTGGTTCGCCGAGACCTTCGACGAAGCTCGGGGCCAGGCCTACGATGCGACGCGCGAGCAGCTTCACCAGATGGTCAATGCGCGCCAGGCACTGAAGGATATGCAAACCAAGCTGGCAAGCCAGGGCGAGCATGCGTTACCGGCTGCGGTGCAGCGGATTCACGCCCGGATATCGAAGACGATCGCCGTCGAGTTGGTCAAGATCGAGGCTGAGATCTCAGCCATGATCCAGGCCACGCCGCGTTTTACCGAACTCGCCGAGATCATCGAAAGCGTTCCGGGACTCGGCCGTGTCACCTCTGCTGCGCTCATTGCCGCCATGCCGGAGCTGGGCCAGGCCAACAACAAGATCGTGGCCTCCTTGTTGGGTGTAGCTCCTTACGATGACGACAGTGGCCGACGTCGAGGCGAACGGCACATCAAGGGCGGACGGCGCCGGACCCGCAACATGTTCTATATGGCCTGCCTTGGGGCGGCGACACAGCACAATCCAGTGTTGAAGGCCTTTTACGACCGCCTGGTGGCGAAGGGAAAACTGAAGAAGGTGGCGCTCACTGCCTGCATGCGCAAGCTGATCAGCATTCTCAACATCATGATCGAGCGGCGCCAGAAGTGGGACGCCAAACGCTACGCGGTCAGCTGA
- a CDS encoding adenylosuccinate synthase, whose amino-acid sequence MANVVVVGAQWGDEGKGKIVDWLSEQADIVVRFQGGHNAGHTLVINGITYKLALLPSGVLRPSKLAVIGNGVVFDPQAFLDEVTKLKSQGVAISPDNLRIAENVTLILPLHRDLDSIRESASALTAIGTTRRGIGPAYEDKVGRRAIRLMDLADLDTLPHKIDRLLAHHNALRRGLKLDEIDGAGILKELTALAPQLLPYAETVWRLLDQKRREGKRILFEGAQGALLDVDHGTYPYVTSSNTVAAQAATGTGMGPSAVGYVLGICKAYTTRVGQGPFPTEQDNEIGRRIGERGREFGTNTGRPRRCGWFDAVLVRQTVRTCGINGLALTKLDILDGFDAIEVCTGYMLDGKEIDHLPAGEGAQARVVPVYETIEGWKEPTANARSWADLPAQAIKYVRRVEELVGCPIALLSTSPEREDTILVQNPFEA is encoded by the coding sequence ATGGCCAATGTCGTCGTCGTCGGCGCCCAATGGGGTGACGAAGGGAAGGGCAAGATTGTCGATTGGTTGTCGGAGCAGGCCGATATCGTCGTGCGCTTCCAGGGTGGCCACAATGCCGGCCATACCCTCGTCATCAACGGCATCACCTACAAGCTGGCGCTGTTGCCCTCCGGCGTGCTGCGGCCGTCGAAGCTCGCGGTGATCGGGAACGGCGTGGTGTTCGACCCGCAGGCCTTCCTCGATGAAGTGACAAAACTGAAGAGCCAGGGCGTCGCCATCAGCCCGGACAATCTGCGCATCGCCGAGAATGTCACGCTGATCCTGCCCCTGCATCGCGACCTCGATTCGATCCGCGAATCCGCCTCGGCCCTGACCGCGATCGGCACCACGCGGCGCGGCATCGGTCCGGCCTATGAAGACAAGGTCGGCCGCCGCGCCATCCGGCTGATGGACCTCGCCGATCTCGATACGCTGCCGCACAAGATCGACCGGCTCTTGGCGCATCACAATGCGCTGCGCCGCGGGCTCAAGCTGGACGAGATCGATGGCGCGGGCATCCTGAAGGAACTGACCGCGCTGGCGCCGCAGCTTCTGCCTTACGCCGAGACGGTGTGGCGGCTGCTCGACCAGAAGCGCCGCGAGGGCAAGCGCATCCTGTTCGAGGGCGCGCAGGGTGCGCTGCTGGATGTCGACCACGGCACCTACCCCTACGTCACCTCGTCCAACACCGTCGCGGCGCAGGCGGCGACCGGCACCGGCATGGGGCCGAGTGCGGTCGGCTACGTGCTCGGGATCTGCAAGGCCTATACGACCCGGGTCGGCCAGGGCCCGTTCCCGACCGAACAGGACAACGAGATCGGCCGCCGGATCGGCGAGCGCGGCCGCGAGTTCGGCACCAATACCGGCCGGCCGCGGCGCTGCGGCTGGTTCGACGCGGTGCTGGTGCGCCAGACTGTGCGGACCTGCGGCATCAATGGACTGGCGCTGACCAAGCTGGATATTCTCGATGGTTTCGACGCCATCGAGGTCTGCACCGGTTATATGCTTGATGGTAAGGAGATCGACCATCTGCCGGCGGGCGAGGGCGCCCAGGCCCGGGTGGTTCCGGTCTACGAGACCATCGAAGGCTGGAAGGAGCCGACCGCCAATGCCCGTTCCTGGGCGGATTTGCCGGCCCAGGCCATCAAATATGTCCGCCGGGTCGAGGAATTGGTAGGCTGTCCAATCGCCTTGCTTTCCACCAGCCCCGAACGCGAAGATACTATTCTGGTACAGAACCCGTTCGAGGCTTAA
- a CDS encoding NRAMP family divalent metal transporter gives MNESPDKPAGSLLGRLWSRLGPGLVTGAADDDPSGIATHSQIGAQFGFGLAWTFVLSFPLMVVIQEVAAQIGRVTGRGIALNLKRHYPPWLLRLVVTLLLVANIINLGADLGAMGAALQLLIGGPVQLYTLLFGIVCIVLEVWLSYPRYAAVLKWTTLSLFSYVAVVFVADVPWTAALKSLFIPTIDLTGASAMAMVAILGTTISPYLFFWQAGQEVEEQHRHHAKPLCVAPKTAGPELARIRIDTITGMAFSSLVSLAIVFATAATLHAHGITDIATSAQAAEALRPIAGGFAFALFAMGIIGTGLLAVPVLAGSAAYAVSEVFGWAESLDARPNDARAFYATIAVATLLGAALNFVGLDPVKALYWAAVVNGVLAAPLMAVMMLIVRNPRVMGRLTVSRSMAISGWAATAVMAAASLGFFALR, from the coding sequence ATGAACGAATCACCCGATAAACCGGCCGGCAGCCTGCTCGGCCGTCTGTGGAGCCGGCTCGGTCCCGGTCTCGTGACCGGCGCGGCGGACGACGATCCCAGCGGGATCGCCACCCACAGCCAGATCGGCGCGCAGTTCGGCTTCGGATTGGCGTGGACGTTCGTCCTTAGTTTTCCGCTGATGGTGGTGATCCAGGAGGTCGCGGCCCAGATCGGCCGCGTTACCGGGCGCGGCATCGCGCTCAATCTGAAGCGGCATTACCCGCCGTGGCTGCTGCGGCTGGTCGTGACGCTGCTCCTGGTTGCCAACATCATCAACCTCGGCGCCGATCTCGGCGCGATGGGCGCGGCACTTCAGCTGCTGATCGGCGGGCCGGTGCAGCTTTACACCTTGCTGTTCGGCATCGTCTGTATCGTGCTCGAGGTCTGGCTGAGCTATCCGCGCTATGCGGCGGTCCTGAAATGGACGACGCTTTCGCTGTTCTCCTATGTCGCCGTCGTGTTCGTCGCCGACGTGCCGTGGACGGCCGCGCTGAAATCGCTGTTCATTCCGACCATCGACCTCACCGGCGCTTCCGCCATGGCGATGGTGGCGATCCTCGGCACCACCATCAGCCCCTATCTGTTCTTCTGGCAGGCCGGACAGGAAGTCGAGGAGCAGCACCGCCACCACGCCAAACCGCTTTGCGTGGCGCCGAAGACCGCGGGGCCGGAGCTTGCCCGCATCCGCATCGATACGATCACCGGGATGGCGTTCAGTTCGCTGGTGTCGCTGGCGATCGTGTTCGCCACCGCGGCGACGCTGCACGCACACGGAATTACCGATATCGCCACCTCGGCGCAGGCCGCCGAGGCGCTGCGTCCGATCGCCGGCGGGTTCGCCTTTGCGCTGTTCGCCATGGGCATTATCGGCACCGGCCTGTTGGCGGTGCCGGTGCTGGCAGGTTCGGCGGCCTATGCGGTCAGCGAGGTGTTCGGCTGGGCCGAAAGCCTCGACGCCCGGCCCAACGACGCCCGTGCCTTCTATGCGACGATCGCGGTGGCGACATTGCTCGGCGCGGCGCTCAATTTCGTCGGGCTCGATCCGGTGAAGGCGCTGTATTGGGCGGCGGTCGTCAATGGCGTGCTGGCAGCGCCCCTGATGGCGGTGATGATGCTGATCGTCCGCAACCCGCGGGTGATGGGGCGGTTGACGGTATCGCGGTCGATGGCGATCTCGGGCTGGGCCGCGACCGCGGTGATGGCCGCGGCATCGCTGGGGTTTTTCGCGCTGCGTTAG
- a CDS encoding Spy/CpxP family protein refolding chaperone has protein sequence MAARFGIVLVASAALGVSALLATATAQPGPGPGFMGPGMMSGPGMMGPGMMGRRGFGAMCNPGATGFAEWRADRIAELVKLTDAQRGKFDEFKAASIKSAEVMRNACQTDVPETIVGRTEAMEKRMDTMLQAIRTMRPALEVFYATLSDEQKAKLNSNYGRGRFGRWRDRW, from the coding sequence ATGGCAGCAAGATTCGGGATCGTGCTGGTTGCTTCCGCAGCCTTGGGCGTCAGCGCGCTGCTGGCGACCGCCACCGCACAGCCCGGTCCGGGGCCCGGATTCATGGGCCCGGGCATGATGTCGGGTCCCGGCATGATGGGGCCGGGAATGATGGGCCGCCGCGGTTTCGGCGCCATGTGCAATCCGGGCGCAACCGGATTTGCGGAGTGGCGGGCCGACAGGATCGCCGAGCTGGTCAAGCTGACCGACGCGCAGCGCGGCAAGTTCGACGAATTCAAGGCGGCGTCGATCAAGTCGGCCGAGGTCATGCGCAACGCCTGCCAGACCGATGTTCCCGAAACCATCGTGGGGCGAACCGAGGCCATGGAAAAGCGCATGGACACGATGCTGCAGGCGATTCGCACCATGCGGCCCGCGCTGGAGGTGTTCTACGCAACGTTGAGCGATGAGCAAAAAGCCAAGCTCAATTCCAATTACGGCCGCGGCCGGTTCGGGCGCTGGCGCGACCGCTGGTAA
- a CDS encoding YgaP family membrane protein, whose product MSRNVGSVDRIIRVVVGLLLIAYAIPIGFSQTGWNWVGWIGVVPLLTAAFGYCPAYSLFGMSTCPLKQQS is encoded by the coding sequence ATGAGCAGGAACGTTGGATCGGTCGATCGGATCATACGTGTCGTAGTGGGGCTTCTGCTGATCGCATACGCCATTCCCATCGGCTTCTCGCAGACCGGCTGGAATTGGGTCGGCTGGATCGGTGTGGTGCCCTTGCTGACAGCTGCCTTTGGCTATTGCCCGGCCTACTCGCTGTTCGGCATGTCCACCTGTCCGCTCAAACAGCAGAGCTGA
- a CDS encoding TMEM175 family protein produces the protein MAQAPVRRIYGPERMLAFSDGVIAVAMTLLVLDIRLPPMSGSVSDSQLADALVGILPKLGMYALSFVVVGSIWLAHHQKFSYIERVDRRLMQLNLLFLMSVGLVPFVTSLVSEYSNKVATMVYAASMMTTLLLLAATGWYAARHADLIAKTAPRDIGRELILVPLLSAAVFAASIAVALLDSTAGRLMWVLTFPVTLFAVLKLPRMTDT, from the coding sequence ATGGCTCAGGCGCCAGTACGCCGAATTTACGGTCCGGAGCGAATGCTTGCTTTCAGCGACGGGGTGATTGCCGTTGCGATGACGCTGCTGGTTCTCGATATCAGGCTTCCCCCAATGAGCGGCAGTGTCAGCGATTCCCAACTCGCGGACGCCCTGGTTGGAATCCTTCCCAAGCTCGGGATGTACGCGTTGAGCTTCGTCGTCGTCGGGTCGATCTGGCTCGCCCACCACCAGAAGTTCTCCTACATCGAACGTGTCGATCGTCGGCTGATGCAGCTCAATCTGCTGTTCCTGATGTCGGTCGGCCTGGTGCCGTTTGTGACAAGCCTCGTCAGTGAGTACTCCAACAAGGTCGCAACCATGGTATATGCAGCGAGCATGATGACGACGCTGTTGCTTCTGGCAGCAACCGGTTGGTACGCGGCGCGTCATGCCGATCTCATCGCCAAGACCGCGCCTCGCGATATCGGGCGCGAGCTGATTCTCGTTCCACTGCTGTCGGCGGCAGTATTCGCGGCTTCGATCGCAGTGGCCTTGCTGGATTCCACCGCGGGCCGCTTGATGTGGGTGCTGACGTTTCCCGTCACGCTGTTCGCGGTTTTGAAACTTCCGCGGATGACGGATACGTGA
- a CDS encoding LiaF transmembrane domain-containing protein, protein MHLHIGAVILILLGVVFLLINLDVAPAAEIKKLLAQWWPLLLIVVGVTVMLRPRRAR, encoded by the coding sequence ATGCATTTGCATATCGGTGCGGTGATCCTGATCCTGCTCGGCGTCGTCTTCCTCCTGATCAATCTCGATGTCGCGCCGGCGGCGGAAATCAAGAAGCTGCTGGCGCAATGGTGGCCCCTGCTGCTCATCGTCGTCGGCGTCACGGTGATGCTGCGGCCCCGCCGCGCCAGGTAG
- the ybaK gene encoding Cys-tRNA(Pro) deacylase, which yields MSKTTPATLALRKLGCAFKLHTYVYDSNVDNKIGLQAAEALGVEPKRMLKTLMAEVDGKPVCVIVPSDREVSMKKLAAAFDGKAANMMRPADAERLTGYHVGGISPFGQKRRVPVAIEQAALSHLTVFVNGGQRGLQIEIDPNDAALAAGAVADELTA from the coding sequence ATGTCGAAGACCACGCCTGCGACCCTTGCGCTGCGGAAGCTTGGCTGCGCCTTCAAGCTGCACACTTATGTCTACGATTCCAATGTGGACAACAAGATCGGCCTGCAGGCCGCCGAGGCGCTCGGCGTCGAACCGAAGCGCATGCTGAAGACCCTGATGGCCGAGGTCGACGGCAAGCCGGTCTGCGTGATCGTGCCGTCGGATCGCGAAGTCAGCATGAAGAAGCTCGCCGCGGCGTTCGACGGCAAGGCGGCTAACATGATGCGCCCGGCCGATGCCGAGCGGCTGACCGGCTATCATGTCGGCGGCATCAGCCCGTTCGGGCAAAAGCGGCGCGTGCCGGTCGCGATCGAACAGGCGGCGCTCAGCCATCTGACCGTGTTCGTCAATGGCGGGCAGCGCGGCCTACAGATCGAGATCGATCCCAATGACGCCGCCCTGGCCGCGGGCGCCGTTGCTGACGAACTGACGGCCTAG
- a CDS encoding DMT family transporter, whose product MSASDPTTNAAPSGNWIANQPYLLLSITSLCWAGNAIVGRLAAGHIPPVTLSFLRWSLAFLIILPFAWNHLMRDWAAIRRHLGTMVILSITGIGAFNTMQYWALEHTQALNTLLLQSAGPLFVAAWSLVLLGVRLTLAQAGGLALSLVGVLVILLHGDLTTLKNIEFNAGDIIFVAALAIFGLYSALSFKRPRIHGLSFVGFTFGCGAAVLIPLLIWELLARPVMRIDTANLLSLFYVAVFPSTLAYLCFNRGVQLIGANRAAPFFHVIPVFGAAMAIVFLGEQPQPFHVIGFALVLTGVFVASRRPAAAG is encoded by the coding sequence ATGTCTGCTTCCGATCCGACCACCAATGCCGCCCCTTCCGGGAACTGGATCGCCAACCAGCCCTATCTGCTGCTGTCCATCACCTCGCTGTGCTGGGCCGGCAACGCCATCGTCGGCCGGCTCGCCGCCGGGCATATCCCCCCGGTGACGCTGTCGTTCCTGCGCTGGTCGCTGGCGTTCCTCATCATCCTGCCGTTCGCCTGGAACCATCTGATGCGCGACTGGGCCGCGATACGCCGCCACCTCGGCACCATGGTGATTCTGTCCATCACGGGGATCGGCGCCTTCAACACCATGCAATACTGGGCGCTCGAGCATACCCAGGCGCTGAACACGCTGTTGCTGCAATCGGCCGGACCGCTGTTCGTCGCGGCATGGTCGCTGGTCCTGCTCGGCGTCCGGCTGACGCTGGCGCAGGCCGGCGGGCTCGCGCTGTCGCTGGTCGGCGTGCTGGTGATCCTGCTGCACGGCGACCTGACCACGCTGAAGAATATCGAGTTCAACGCCGGCGATATCATCTTCGTCGCCGCGCTGGCGATCTTTGGGCTGTATTCGGCGCTGTCGTTCAAGCGTCCGCGGATTCACGGCCTGTCGTTCGTCGGCTTCACCTTCGGCTGCGGCGCGGCCGTGCTGATTCCGTTGCTGATCTGGGAACTGCTCGCCCGGCCGGTGATGCGGATCGATACTGCCAACCTCCTGTCGCTGTTCTACGTCGCGGTGTTTCCCTCGACGCTGGCCTATCTGTGCTTCAATCGCGGCGTGCAGCTGATCGGCGCCAACCGCGCGGCACCCTTCTTTCACGTCATCCCGGTGTTCGGAGCGGCGATGGCCATCGTGTTTCTCGGCGAGCAGCCGCAACCGTTCCACGTCATCGGCTTCGCGCTGGTGCTAACCGGCGTTTTCGTCGCCTCGCGAAGGCCCGCCGCGGCGGGCTGA
- a CDS encoding MlaD family protein: protein MIGSLFLALIAGGFGTFLGVKKFAGIRGQVPLRVIFEGAASGLHKGGSVNFDGIRVGEVVSLKLDHPRRVVAMAMIDSSAPVRKDTEVGLEFQGLTGVAAISLIGGSIDGPPVPLDKDGVPVLTADPDALLDIQEKIRVALRNVDRIIADNQVAVKDTLRNFETFTATLAGNGERITEIVSAADNALAGVDSGLARTDKFLASLGSAKYGGDLLPTVISLRELIESFDKRSGALMADTRRMLHDVSQSISKTDQKSGGRPARR from the coding sequence ATGATCGGATCCCTGTTCCTGGCGTTGATCGCCGGGGGTTTCGGCACGTTCCTCGGCGTCAAGAAGTTCGCCGGCATCCGGGGACAGGTGCCGCTGCGGGTGATTTTCGAAGGTGCCGCCTCCGGCCTCCACAAGGGCGGCAGCGTCAATTTCGACGGCATTCGGGTCGGCGAAGTAGTGTCGCTGAAGCTGGATCACCCGCGCCGGGTGGTCGCAATGGCGATGATCGACAGCAGCGCGCCGGTGCGCAAGGACACCGAGGTTGGACTGGAGTTTCAGGGGTTAACCGGCGTGGCGGCCATATCGCTGATCGGCGGCTCGATCGACGGTCCGCCGGTCCCGCTGGACAAGGACGGGGTGCCGGTGCTGACCGCCGATCCGGACGCACTGCTCGACATCCAGGAAAAGATCCGGGTGGCGCTGCGCAACGTCGACAGGATCATCGCCGACAATCAGGTGGCGGTGAAGGATACGCTGCGGAATTTCGAGACCTTCACCGCGACGCTCGCGGGTAACGGCGAACGGATCACCGAGATCGTCTCTGCCGCCGACAACGCCCTGGCGGGCGTCGACAGCGGCCTAGCCAGGACCGACAAGTTTCTGGCGAGCCTCGGCAGCGCCAAATATGGCGGCGACCTGCTGCCGACCGTGATTTCGCTTCGCGAGCTGATCGAAAGTTTCGACAAGCGCTCCGGCGCCTTGATGGCGGACACCCGCCGCATGCTCCACGATGTCAGCCAGTCCATCAGCAAGACGGACCAGAAGTCTGGCGGCCGCCCCGCCCGACGCTAG
- a CDS encoding alpha-hydroxy acid oxidase, whose amino-acid sequence MPRALRRYLSLDDFEATARRRLPKFLYGYISGGAETDAAVRDNRKAFDEYGFVPRVLNDVSGRDQTTTLFGKTYASPFGIPPMGSSALCAYRGDIVLTRAAAAMNLPMILSASSLITLEEVKRANPDAWYQAYLAGVPSRIEPMVDRVAAAGYDTFVVTADVPVPPNRENNIRNGFQVPLAITPRVLWDTITHPHWLFGTWARTLMNHGMPHFENMDAKQGPPVLSKNLMRNIGHRDQLSWKHVELIRKRWKGKLVVKGLISPQDARIARESGVDGVMVSNHGGRQLDCTVSALRMLPEISAEAHGMTVMLDGGIRRGTDVIKALALGADFVFVGRPLLYAAVAGSEAGVTRALTLLKDEIDRDLALLGIRKISEITPDLVRRF is encoded by the coding sequence GTGCCGCGCGCCTTGCGGCGCTATCTGTCGCTCGACGATTTCGAGGCGACCGCCCGCCGCCGGCTGCCGAAATTCCTCTACGGCTACATCTCCGGCGGCGCCGAGACCGATGCTGCGGTGCGCGACAATCGAAAAGCCTTCGACGAATACGGCTTCGTGCCGCGCGTGCTCAACGACGTTTCCGGCCGCGATCAGACCACGACGCTGTTCGGCAAGACCTATGCGTCACCGTTCGGCATTCCGCCGATGGGCTCGTCGGCGCTGTGCGCCTATCGCGGCGACATCGTGCTGACGCGCGCGGCCGCCGCGATGAATCTGCCGATGATCCTGAGCGCGTCGTCCCTGATCACGCTTGAGGAGGTCAAGCGCGCCAATCCCGATGCCTGGTACCAGGCTTACCTCGCCGGCGTCCCCTCGCGCATCGAGCCGATGGTCGACCGGGTCGCTGCCGCCGGCTACGACACCTTCGTCGTCACCGCCGACGTGCCGGTGCCGCCCAACCGCGAGAACAACATCCGCAACGGCTTCCAGGTCCCGCTGGCGATCACGCCGCGCGTCCTCTGGGACACGATCACGCATCCGCACTGGCTGTTCGGCACCTGGGCGCGCACGCTGATGAATCACGGCATGCCGCATTTCGAGAACATGGACGCCAAGCAGGGTCCGCCGGTGCTCTCCAAAAACCTGATGCGCAACATCGGTCACCGCGACCAGCTCTCCTGGAAGCATGTCGAGCTGATCCGCAAGCGCTGGAAGGGCAAGCTCGTCGTCAAGGGCCTGATCTCGCCACAGGATGCGCGGATCGCGCGCGAGAGCGGCGTCGACGGCGTGATGGTCTCCAACCATGGCGGCCGCCAGCTCGACTGCACCGTGTCGGCGCTGCGCATGCTGCCGGAGATATCAGCCGAAGCCCACGGCATGACCGTGATGCTCGACGGCGGTATCCGGCGCGGCACCGACGTCATCAAGGCCCTGGCGCTCGGCGCCGACTTCGTCTTCGTCGGCCGGCCGCTACTCTACGCCGCGGTCGCCGGCAGCGAAGCCGGGGTAACTCGCGCGCTGACGCTACTCAAGGACGAGATCGACCGCGATCTGGCGCTGCTCGGCATCCGCAAAATCAGCGAAATAACGCCCGACCTGGTGCGGCGGTTTTAG
- a CDS encoding DUF1330 domain-containing protein — MGVDLLNIRGLEELEHQGPVVMVNLMRFHPRSLDGDGSGWDAYLRYSALTVPMIKARGGTLLWTGDAKAVALGRPDGNQWDYLALVYYPSVAAFIDMMTSADYENRCDPHRRNGCAEHVIICTKESYSKFKIG; from the coding sequence ATGGGCGTGGATCTGTTGAATATCAGAGGTCTGGAGGAGCTGGAGCATCAGGGGCCGGTCGTGATGGTGAACCTGATGCGGTTCCACCCGCGCTCGCTCGACGGCGACGGCTCGGGCTGGGATGCGTATCTGCGCTACAGCGCGCTTACCGTGCCGATGATCAAGGCGCGCGGCGGCACGCTGCTGTGGACCGGCGACGCCAAGGCGGTCGCACTCGGCAGGCCCGACGGCAATCAGTGGGACTATCTGGCGCTGGTGTATTACCCGTCGGTGGCCGCCTTCATCGACATGATGACCTCGGCCGATTACGAAAATCGTTGTGACCCGCACCGCCGCAACGGCTGCGCCGAGCATGTCATCATCTGCACGAAGGAGTCGTACAGTAAGTTCAAGATCGGCTAA
- a CDS encoding DMT family transporter — protein MTIPAPAPSAPDPVRWLNNQPYLLLSLTSLFWAGNIVLARYVAGHVPPMTLSCVRWIGAFLMLMPFAWPHLKRDWPALRARLPLMVALSATGFAFNNAISYWALQYTEALNALLIQSSGPLFVALWALTLFGVRLTWAQLAGIMISLAGVLTILLRGDFAALVSIRFNRGDVMFAGAVVSFGLYSALMTRRPKTHQLSLISFTIGCGALLLLPFSIWEFSTGVRLQPDLLTAATLSYVVIFPSTLAYLFFNRGIALIGPNRAAPFLHLVPVFGSAMAILLLGEQPRLFHLIGYLLVLAGVVIASRQASAAA, from the coding sequence ATGACAATTCCCGCGCCGGCGCCATCTGCCCCCGATCCGGTCAGGTGGCTCAATAACCAGCCCTATCTGCTCTTGAGCCTGACCTCGCTGTTCTGGGCCGGCAATATCGTGCTCGCGCGCTATGTCGCCGGACACGTGCCGCCGATGACGCTGTCCTGCGTCCGCTGGATCGGCGCCTTCCTGATGCTGATGCCGTTTGCCTGGCCGCATCTGAAGCGGGACTGGCCGGCGCTACGCGCCCGCCTGCCCCTGATGGTGGCGCTGTCGGCCACGGGTTTCGCCTTCAACAATGCGATTTCCTACTGGGCTCTGCAATATACCGAGGCGCTGAATGCGCTGCTGATCCAGTCCTCCGGACCGCTGTTCGTGGCGCTGTGGGCGCTGACGCTGTTCGGGGTGCGGCTGACCTGGGCACAGCTCGCCGGCATCATGATCTCGCTCGCCGGCGTGCTCACCATCCTCCTGCGCGGCGACTTCGCGGCGCTGGTCAGCATCCGTTTCAACCGGGGCGACGTGATGTTCGCCGGCGCGGTGGTGAGTTTCGGGCTGTATTCGGCGCTGATGACGCGACGACCGAAGACGCATCAACTGTCGCTGATTTCCTTCACCATCGGCTGCGGCGCGCTGTTGCTGCTGCCGTTCTCGATCTGGGAATTTTCCACCGGCGTCAGGCTGCAACCCGATCTGCTGACGGCCGCGACGCTGAGCTACGTCGTGATCTTTCCCTCCACGCTGGCATACCTGTTCTTCAACCGCGGCATCGCACTGATCGGGCCGAACCGCGCCGCGCCGTTTCTTCATCTGGTACCGGTGTTCGGCTCGGCGATGGCGATTCTGCTGCTCGGCGAGCAGCCGCGGCTGTTTCATCTGATCGGCTATCTGCTGGTGCTGGCGGGCGTGGTGATCGCCTCGCGGCAGGCGTCGGCCGCAGCCTGA